A region from the Coffea eugenioides isolate CCC68of chromosome 9, Ceug_1.0, whole genome shotgun sequence genome encodes:
- the LOC113783146 gene encoding wall-associated receptor kinase-like 1, with amino-acid sequence MENLSFISALILFLHLVVQSSGTTRFPKATRFPMAKPGCNGTCGGVTIPYPFGVGRGCALNEFYTINCTDVVDDSANGLKPYLALVPQSVSKFPVQVLEISLSDQTVTIYVTAFPICSDQGQAYEIITRYLPDGSRFFFSAEHNKLTLVGCGNVLLTSAPDSPEILAGCTSTCTSKQVTGCYGLNCCQASIPYHLDSFGINITASQNFAPRTCAYALLVDQKWKFQSYFGPTTDRFFPVVLSWALQNYSDIDAISGCSTKSRSLDIGSSNISAYYCECKVLGDDTWSYHINPYLDGACRNAISQIRGSRRHRIAAVVGSGVGAGIPLLIIIYLIVHRRVRRIQNNKRKEKVFRRMLQQQLSTEDIQNTNLFTADELSKATDGFNQNRILGQGGQGTVYKGMLTDGRIVAIKKGKNVAKSRFEEFVNEMVILSQVNHRNVVKLLGCCLQTEVPLLIYEFVPNGTLYNLIHSQNDDEFPFTWNLRLRIATEIAGALAYLHSDISVPILHRDVKSSNILLDEKYIAKVSDFGTSRSIEVDKTHLTTRVKGTFGYLDPEYFRTSQYTDRSDVYSFGVVLVELLTRQKPISSTQMEEDHVGVSLVESFLKSMNQNSLMTILDPELADERNEEEVILVAELAQRCLNSNGKARPTMKETHRKLERAKLSKVDSTIHAKFQDPSCTGKEALEKSDTSTTCYTWAVESDTVESASDAYPFKFIYLIVVILFLHLIVVQVNHHGRDHSHHFPMAKPGCNDTCGGVTIPCPFGIGPRSALNQAYTINFFGRTTQTVSIEVAQHITYTINCRTEFTDVHGNPIKGSKPYLALPPQTHVSQSLVQVLEISLIHHTVTINDSASRIFWDYQGQVDVISGNHLSVGSPFSFQQNTRS; translated from the exons ATGGAGAATCTGAGCTTCATCTCTGCGTTAATCTTGTTTCTTCACCTCGTTGTTCAATCATCAGGGACGACAAGATTTCCAAAGGCGACAAGATTTCCGATGGCGAAGCCAGGATGCAATGGTACCTGTGGAGGCGTGACTATTCCCTACCCATTTGGAGTCGGCCGTGGTTGTGCTCTCAACgaattttacaccataaactgTACCGATGTAGTTGACGATTCCGCCAATGGTTTAAAGCCATACCTGGCACTTGTACCTCAATCTGTTTCTAAGTTTCCTGTGCAGGTGCTGGAAATATCCCTGAGTGATCAGACTGTAACCATTTATGTGACGGCCTTTCCAATTTGCTCAGATCAAGGGCAAGCATATGAGATTATAACAAGGTATCTCCCTGACGGGAGTCGTTTCTTCTTTTCTGCAGAACACAACAAGCTGACGTTGGTTGGCTGCGGCAACGTCCTCCTCACATCGGCTCCTGACAGTCCAGAGATCTTGGCGGGTTGCACATCCACGTGTACTAGCAAGCAGGTAACAGGTTGCTATGGCCTCAATTGTTGTCAAGCTAGTATACCTTACCACCTCGATTCCTTCGGTATAAACATAACAGCCTCGCAGAACTTCGCACCTCGAACCTGTGCTTATGCCTTGTTGGTGGATCAAAAGTGGAAATTTCAATCGTATTTTGGCCCTACAACTGACCGGTTTTTTCCCGTTGTGTTGTCTTGGGCCCTCCAGAATTATTCTGATATTGATGCCATCTCAGGTTGTAGTACCAAATCCAGATCACTTGATATAGGATCCAGCAACATTTCTGCATACTATTGTGAATGCAAAGTCTTGGGAGATGATACTTGGTCTTATCATATCAATCCATACTTAGATGGTGCCTGCAGAAACG CCATTTCGCAAATCAGGGGTAGCAGAAGGCATAGGATAGCGGCTGTAGTTG GTTCCGGTGTAGGAGCTGGAATACCACTTCTCATAATCATTTATTTGATCGTACACAGAAGAGTGAGGAGGATACAGAACAATAAGCGCAAAGAAAAGGTCTTCAGAAGAATGTTACAACAGCAGTTATCTACTGAGGATATTCAAAACACGAACCTGTTCACAGCTGACGAATTGAGCAAGGCTACTGACGGATTCAATCAGAATCGAATTCTTGGTCAAGGTGGTCAAGGTACAGTTTACAAAGGGATGTTGACTGATGGAAGGATCGTAGCAATCAAAAAGGGTAAAAATGTTGCGAAAAGCCGCTTTGAAGAATTCGTAAATGAGATGGTCATTCTGTCGCAAGTCAATCACAGAAATGTGGTAAAACTCCTAGGTTGTTGTTTGCAAACTGAAGTTCCCCTCCTAATTTAtgaatttgtgcctaatggaaCCCTTTACAATCTAATTCATAGCCAGAATGATGATGAGTTCCCATTCACTTGGAACTTGAGATTAAGAATAGCCACAGAGATAGCAGGGGCATTGGCATACCTGCACTCAGATATTTCAGTTCCCATCTTACACAGAGATGTCAAATCCAGCAATATACTTTTGGATGAAAAATACATAGCCAAGGTATCAGACTTTGGAACTTCGAGGTCTATTGAAGTTGATAAAACTCATTTAACTACACGTGTTAAAGGGACATTTGGATATTTGGATCCAGAATACTTTCGGACAAGCCAATACACGGACAGAAGTGATGTATACAGCTTTGGAGTTGTTCTTGTTGAGCTACTTACGAGACAAAAGCCGATATCTTCCACACAAATGGAAGAAGATCATGTTGGGGTGAGTTTGGTAGAAAGTTTTTTAAAATCCATGAATCAGAACTCCCTTATGACAATTCTTGATCCTGAACTTGCTGATGAGAGAAATGAAGAAGAGGTTATTCTTGTTGCTGAGCTTGCGCAACGATGCCTAAACTCGAATGGGAAAGCAAGGCCAACAATGAAGGAAACGCACAGGAAGTTGGAAAGAGCTAAACTGTCCAAAGTGGATTCTACAATTCATGCAAAGTTTCAAGATCCAAGTTGTACTGGGAAAGAAGCTCTTGAGAAATCTGATACCAGTACTACATGTTACACATGGGCAGTAGAAAGTGATACCGTGGAGTCGGCTTCAGATGCCTACCCTTTCAA GTTCATCTATCTGATAGTTGTAATCTTGTTTCTTCACCTCATTGTTGTTCAAGTCAATCATCATGGGAGAGACCATTCCCATCATTTCCCAATGGCGAAGCCAGGATGCAATGATACCTGTGGAGGTGTGACAATTCCCTGCCCATTTGGAATTGGCCCTCGTTCTGCTCTCAATCAAGCATACACCATAAACTTTTTTGGG AGAACAACACAGACTGTATCAATTGAAGTCGCCCAGCATATAACATACACCATAAACTGTCGTACTGAATTTACTGATGTCCATGGAAATCCCATCAAGGGTTCAAAGCCGTATCTGGCTCTTCCACCGCAAACTCATGTTTCCCAATCTCTTGTGCAGGTGCTGGAAATATCCCTTATCCACCATACTGTAACCATAAATGATTCAGCCTCTAGAATTTTTTGGGATTATCAAGGGCAAGTTGATGTGATCTCGGGGAATCATCTCTCTGTGGGAAGTCCCTTCTCATTTCAGCAGAACACAAGAAGCTGA
- the LOC113783145 gene encoding wall-associated receptor kinase-like 1, with translation MLQQQLSTQDIQNTKLFTGNELSKATDEFNENRILGQGGQGTVYKGMLTDGRIIAIKKGKNVGKSRFEEFVNEMVILSQVNHRNVVKLLGCCLQTEVPLLIYEFVPNGTLHDLIHNQNDDEFPFTWKLRLRIATQIAGALAYLHSDVSVPILHGDVKSSNILLDEKYIAKVSDFGTSRSIEVDKTHLTTRVKGTFGYLDPEYFRTSQYTDRSDVYSFGVVLVELLTRQKPISSIQTEEDHVGVSSVESFLKSMNQNSLVTILDPELADERNEEEVILVAELAQRCLNSNGKARPTMKETHRELERAKLSKVDSTIHAKFQDPGCNGKEAFGKSDGTCYTWTIASDTVESISDAYPSMYKTV, from the coding sequence ATGTTACAGCAGCAGTTATCTACTCAGGACATTCAAAACACGAAGCTTTTCACTGGCAACGAATTGAGCAAGGCTACTGATGAATTCAATGAGAATCGAATTCTTGGCCAAGGTGGTCAAGGTACAGTTTACAAAGGGATGTTGACCGATGGAAGGATCATAGCAATCAAAAAGGGTAAAAATGTTGGTAAAAGCCGCTTTGAAGAATTCGTTAATGAGATGGTCATTCTGTCGCAAGTCAATCATAGGAATGTGGTAAAACTCCTAGGTTGTTGTTTGCAAACTGAAGTTCCCCTCCTAATTTAtgaatttgtgcctaatggaaCCCTTCACGATCTCATTCATAATCAGAATGATGACGAGTTCCCATTCACTTGGAAATTGAGACTAAGAATAGCCACACAAATAGCAGGTGCATTGGCATACCTGCACTCAGATGTATCAGTTCCCATCTTACACGGAGATGTCAAGTCCAGCAATATACTTTTGGACGAAAAATACATAGCCAAAGTATCAGACTTTGGAACTTCGAGGTCTATTGAAGTTGATAAAACTCATTTAACTACACGTGTTAAAGGGACATTTGGATATTTGGATCCAGAATACTTTCGGACAAGCCAATACACGGACAGAAGTGATGTATACAGCTTTGGGGTTGTTCTTGTTGAGCTACTTACAAGACAAAAGCCGATATCTTCCATACAAACGGAAGAAGATCATGTTGGGGTGAGTTCGGTAGAAAGTTTTTTAAAATCCATGAATCAGAACTCCCTTGTGACAATTCTTGATCCTGAACTTGCTGATGAGAGAAATGAGGAAGAGGTTATTCTTGTTGCTGAGCTCGCGCAACGATGCCTAAACTCGAATGGGAAAGCAAGGCCAACAATGAAGGAAACGCACAGGGAGTTGGAAAGAGCTAAACTGTCCAAAGTGGATTCTACAATTCATGCAAAGTTTCAAGATCCAGGTTGTAATGGGAAAGAAGCTTTTGGGAAATCTGATGGTACATGTTACACATGGACAATAGCAAGTGATACTGTGGAGTCAATTTCAGATGCCTACCCTTCCATGTATAAAACAGTGTAA
- the LOC113783144 gene encoding wall-associated receptor kinase-like 1 — MPGCNDTCGGVTIPFPFGVGPDCALNDSYTIICVDNYVNGLKPYLSFLYQSVSQVFVEVLEISLIDQTVTINKSATRICSDHWQADLTMANYLLDGSPFFVAAEHNKLMLVGCGNAFLMSASDGPEILSGCTSMCTNKKVTGCYGLNCCQASIPYHLGLYTLNITASQNFTSRTCTAASLVDQKWKFQDLDPKTDMFFPLVLSWAFRNYSDIDGISSCSPKIRSLAIGSRNIPTYYCECRALGDDAWSYHINPYLSDACKYVQDTLDSFKSRILFGVYTLFRFQCRGWNATSPDHYLNPVRQTEEDIQQ; from the exons ATGCCAGGATGCAATGATACCTGTGGAGGTGTGACAATTCCCTTCCCATTTGGAGTCGGCCCTGATTGTGCGCTCAACGATTCTTACACCATTATCTGTGTTGACAATTACGTTAATGGCTTAAAGCCATACCTATCATTTCTATATCAATCTGTTTCCCAGGTTTTTGTGGAGGTGCTGGAAATATCCCTGATTGACCAAACTGTAACCATAAATAAATCAGCCACTAGAATTTGCTCAGATCATTGGCAAGCAGATCTGACCATGGCAAATTATCTCCTTGACGGGAGTCCTTTCTTCGTTGCTGCAGAACACAACAAGCTGATGCTCGTTGGCTGCGGCAATGCCTTCCTCATGTCGGCTTCTGACGGTCCAGAAATCTTGTCGGGTTGCACCTCCATGTGTACTAACAAGAAGGTAACAGGTTGCTATGGCCTCAATTGTTGTCAAGCTAGCATCCCTTACCATCTCGGTTTGTACACTCTGAACATAACAGCCTCGCAGAACTTTACATCTCGAACCTGTACTGCTGCCTCCTTGGTAGACCAAAAGTGgaaatttcaagatttggaCCCAAAAACTGATATGTTTTTTCCTCTTGTGTTGTCTTGGGCTTTCCGGAATTATTCTGACATTGATGGCATCTCAAGTTGTAGTCCGAAAATCAGATCCCTTGCCATAGGATCCAGAAATATTCCCACCTACTATTGTGAATGCAGAGCCTTGGGAGATGACGCTTGGTCTTATCATATCAATCCATACTTAAGTGATGCCTGCAAATATG TTCAAGATACTCTAGACTCTTTTAAGTCCAGGATTTTATTTGGCGTCTATACTCTATTCAGGTTCCAGTGTAGGGGCTGGAATGCTACTTCTCCTGATCATTACTTGAATCCTGTACGGCAAACTGAAGAGGATATACAACAATAA
- the LOC113783143 gene encoding uncharacterized protein LOC113783143: MANNQTLRELAAPELTHQPLCITFPALAENTAFELKSGLIQLLPSFHGLSGEEPHKHVKEFEVVCSSMKPPGVTEEQIRLRAFPFSLKDAAKDWLYYLPAGSITTWAQLKKKFLEKFFPASRAASLRKEICGIKQYPGESLYEYWDRFNKLCTRCPQHQISEQLLIQYFYEGLQSTDRSIIDAASGGALANKTPREAWELIEAMAENSQQFGLRESNPPRRVNEVETSSIQQQLSELTSVVRQLAMRDTPRAKVCGICTSMDHPTDSCPMLQEDGAEQVNMAGGVPAPQRPYDPYSNTYNPGWRDHPNFSYGSRPQNAFSNRPPGFQQPWQHKSQPSSSSSGSSLEEIVKSLATTTTQLVATTTQLQQETRSLVASTTQFQHDTKAGMKDMETRMSQMATAINRLESHVYGKLPSQPEINPRNVSAMTLRSGKEVEGPKVTNSKSKSEDEIEQEIEEGGHIRGGPEVPKYAKFLKDLCVNKRKLRGDERVMVGENVSAVLQRKLPPKCGDPDAFCFASMVPQQHIPSGKQTTTLTVLYM; the protein is encoded by the exons ATGGCCAACAACCAAACATTGAGGGAGCTGGCTGCCCCGGAGCTGACTCACCAGCCCTTATGCATCACATTCCCCGCTTTGGCTGAGAATACCGCTTTCGAATTGAAGTCGGGGTTGATTCAACTCTTACCCTCTTTCCATGGTCTCTCTGGCGAAGAACCCCACAAGCACGTAAAGGAGTTCGAGGTGGTCTGCTCTAGTATGAAACCTCCTGGGGTCACTGAAGAGCAAATTAGACTGAGAGCCTTCCCGTTCTCTCTCAAAGATGCAGCTAAAGATTGGCTGTACTACCTACCAGCAGGTAGTATTACCACATGGGCGCagctgaaaaagaaattcttggaaaaattcttccctgcatCCCGGGCTGCGAGTTTGAGGAAGGAGATCTGCGGCATTAAACAATATCCCGGTGAGTCCTTGTATGAATACTGGGATAGGTTTaacaagttgtgcactagatgcccgcagcatcaaattagtgaacaactgttAATCCAATACTTCTATGAAGGGCTCCAATCAACAGATAGGAGTATCATTGATGCTGCGAGTGGGGGAGCACTTGCAAACAAGACACCGAGGGAAGCGTGGGAGCTCATCGAAGCCATGGCAGAGAACTCCCAGCAATTTGGTTTACGTGAGAGCAACCCTCCTCGTAGAGTCAATGAGGTAGAGACTTCATCCATACAGCAGCAACTGTCAGAATTGACGTCTGTTGTTAGGCAATTAGCCATGAGAGACACGCCGCGAGCAAAGGTGTGTGGAATCTGTACTAGCATGGACCACCCCACTGACTCATGCCCTATGTTGCAAGAGGATGGAGCTGAACAAGTGAACATGGCtggaggcgtgcccgcgcctCAAAGACCGTACGACCCATACTCTAACACGTACAACCCTGGTTGGAGAGATCATCCCAATTTCAGCTATGGTAGTAGGCCACAAAATGCATTCTCCAATCGGCCTCCAGGTTTTCAGCAACCTTGGCAACATAAGTCTCAACCCTCGTCCTCAAGCTCAGGGAGTTCTTTGGAAGAAATTGTCAAGAGTTTGGCCACGACTACCACTCAACTCGTCGCGACCACCACTCAGCTCCAGCAGGAGACTAGGTCCTTAGTTGCAAGTACTACTCAGTTCCAACATGACACCAAAGCAGGCATGAAGGACATGGAGACTCGTATGAGTCAAATGGCAACTGCCATTAATCGTCTGGAGTCCCACGTCTATGGAAAATTGCCATCGCAACCTGAGATAAACCCCAGaaatgtaagtgccatgacattaaggagtggcaaggaagtgGAGGGGCCGAAGGTCACAAACTCAAAGAGTAAAAGTGAAGACGAGATCGAGCAGGAGATAGAGGAAGGAGGACACATTCGTGGAGGTCCTGAG GTACCCAAGTAcgcaaagttcttgaaagatttgtgcgttaacaaaagaaagctaaggggTGATGAAAGAGTGATGGTGGGAGAGAATGTATCAGCTGTACTTCAGAGGAAACTCCCACCCAAATGtggagatccag